From Fischerella sp. PCC 9605, one genomic window encodes:
- a CDS encoding PAS domain-containing protein encodes MLLTCILHRYVCSLLAISINKDTRFINLLKNLDLGVLFWVISVVSIIAVLLRLLYRKLILQGSVYPKQLHDQTLEVVINETHRNLIEIKSLIDNKTTKLEDTINQLHNELRKQLQFKESLLFLFKVFEEASEAICVTDSDGKLTEINKAFLKLFGYSIDELNAAGGLFTQFVTSEVGQEIHNLILNGYSWKGEVEMHVRHSNLIQIQLYAEAIENQTNQIIGIVFIVTDVTKHKQIEGKNSGLRLWN; translated from the coding sequence ATGTTATTAACTTGCATTCTACACAGGTATGTCTGTAGCCTGCTAGCTATAAGTATCAACAAGGATACTAGATTTATTAACCTGCTTAAAAATTTAGATTTAGGTGTCTTATTCTGGGTAATTTCTGTGGTTAGCATAATAGCTGTCCTCCTAAGACTTTTATACAGAAAGCTCATACTCCAAGGTAGCGTTTACCCAAAACAGCTCCACGATCAAACACTTGAAGTAGTAATTAACGAGACTCACCGAAACCTCATTGAAATAAAATCCCTGATAGATAATAAAACAACCAAGCTAGAAGACACCATCAATCAACTACACAATGAACTAAGAAAGCAGTTGCAGTTCAAAGAATCGCTTCTGTTTCTTTTTAAGGTATTTGAAGAAGCTAGTGAGGCAATATGTGTTACAGACTCTGATGGAAAACTCACTGAGATTAATAAAGCTTTCCTAAAATTATTCGGGTACTCAATAGACGAGTTAAATGCAGCTGGCGGTTTATTCACTCAGTTTGTAACTTCTGAAGTTGGACAAGAGATTCATAACCTCATACTTAATGGATATAGCTGGAAAGGAGAGGTAGAAATGCATGTGCGCCACAGCAATCTAATCCAAATCCAACTTTACGCCGAAGCCATAGAAAACCAAACAAATCAGATAATAGGAATAGTTTTTATTGTCACTGATGTCACTAAGCACAAGCAAATAGAAGGTAAGAATTCAGGCCTAAGGTTGTGGAATTAA
- a CDS encoding IS110 family transposase: MCGSKGCFTPDLMAMADWLTQCGVTTVAMEATGVYWIGVFQILEAKGFEVKLVNAHHFKTVPGRKTDVLDCQWLQRLHTYGLLSGSFRPEDQVCVLRSYVRQRECLIKSAGIHVQRMQKVLIQMNLHLHKVISDITGLTGIAIIRSIVAGERNPEVLAKLKDPRIKSSTTEIAKALTGDYRSEHVFVLKQELSLYEVYQKEISSIDTEIEKCLAYE; encoded by the coding sequence ATGTGCGGCTCCAAAGGATGTTTTACCCCGGATTTGATGGCAATGGCAGATTGGTTGACTCAATGTGGGGTGACAACTGTGGCGATGGAAGCAACAGGAGTATATTGGATTGGAGTATTTCAAATCTTGGAAGCAAAAGGGTTTGAGGTCAAACTGGTGAATGCTCACCATTTCAAAACAGTGCCAGGACGCAAAACAGATGTACTAGACTGTCAATGGTTACAGCGGTTACATACTTACGGTTTATTATCTGGTTCTTTTCGCCCCGAAGACCAAGTTTGCGTCCTACGTAGCTACGTTCGCCAACGAGAATGCTTAATCAAAAGTGCTGGCATTCATGTGCAAAGGATGCAAAAAGTACTTATCCAGATGAATTTACACTTACATAAAGTGATTAGTGATATTACTGGTTTAACTGGAATAGCAATTATTAGGTCAATTGTCGCTGGTGAGCGAAACCCAGAGGTATTAGCTAAACTGAAAGACCCTCGAATCAAGAGCAGTACAACAGAGATTGCAAAAGCCTTAACTGGAGACTATCGCAGTGAACATGTATTTGTCCTTAAGCAAGAACTAAGCCTTTACGAGGTTTATCAAAAAGAGATTTCCAGTATCGACACTGAAATTGAAAAATGTTTAGCATATGAGTGA